The Macaca thibetana thibetana isolate TM-01 chromosome 19, ASM2454274v1, whole genome shotgun sequence genome has a segment encoding these proteins:
- the ELL gene encoding RNA polymerase II elongation factor ELL, whose product MAALKEARSYGLSCGRVSDGSKVSVFHVKLTDSALRAFESYRARQDSVSLRPSIRFQGSQGHISIPQPDCPAEARTFSFYLSNIGRDNPQGSFDCIQQYVSSHGDIHLDCLGSIQDKITVCATDDSYQKARQSMAQAEEETRSRSAIVIKAGGRYLGKKVQFRKPAPGATDAVPSRKRATPINLASAIRKSGASGMSGGSGVSQRPFRDRVLHLLALRPYRKAELLLRLQKDGLTQADKDALDGLLQQVANMSAKDGTCTLQDCMYKDVQKDWPGYSEGDQQLLKRVLVRKLCQPQSTGSLLGDPAASSPPGERGRSASPPQKRPQPPDFIDPLANKKPRISHFTQRAQPAINGKLGMPDGREALLPTPGPPASTDTLSSSTHLPPRLEPPRVHDPLADVSNDLGHSGRDCEHGEVAASAPTARLGLPLLMDCAQPSRPHSSPSRSKPKKKSKKHKDKERASEDRPRAQPPDCAPATHATLGAPADAPGVNGSCSVSSVPTSTSETPDYLLKYAAISSSEQRQSYKNDFNAEYSEYRDLHARIERITRRFTQLDAQLRQLSQGSEEYETTRGQILQEYRKIKKTNTNYSQEKHRCEYLHSKLAHIKRLIAEYDQRQLQAWP is encoded by the exons CACATCTCCATCCCCCAGCCCGACTGCCCCGCGGAGGCGCGGACGTTCTCCTTCTACCTCTCCAACATCGGCCGTGACAACCCCCAGGGCAGCTTTGACTGCATCCAGCAGTATGTCTCCAG TCATGGGGACATCCACCTGGACTGCCTGGGTAGCATACAGGACAAGATCACGGTGTGCGCCACCGACGACTCCTACCAGAAGGCACGGCAGAGCATGGCCCAGGCAGAGGAGGAGACGCGGAGCCGCAGTGCCATTGTCATCAAGGCTGGAGGCCGCTACCTGG GCAAGAAGGTTCAGTTTCGGAAACCAGCCCCAGGTGCGACAGACGCAGTGCCCTCCCGCAAGCGGGCAACCCCCATCAACTTGGCGAGTGCCATCAGGAAGAGCGGTGCCAGTGGCATGAGCGGGGGCAGCGGGGTATCCCAGAGGCCCTTCCGTGACCGAGTGCTACACCTCCTTGCGCTAAGGCCCTACCGCAAGGCCGAGCTGCTGTTGCGGCTGCAGAAGGACGGCCTGACACAGGCGGATAAGGACGCGCTAGATGGCCTCCTCCAGCAG GTGGCCAACATGAGTGCTAAGGATGGCACGTGTACACTGCAGGACTGCATGTACAAGGACGTGCAGAAGGACTGGCCCGGCTACTCGGAGGGAGACCAGCAGCTGCTGAAGCGGGTGCTCGTCCG GAAGCTGTGCCAGCCACAGAGCACCGGCAGCCTCCTTGGAGACCCTGCTGCCTCCAGCCCCCCAGGCGAGCGTGGGCGCTCGGCTTCACCCCCACAG AAACGGCCACAGCCTCCTGATTTCATCGACCCCCTAGCCAACAAGAAACCCCGGATATCGCACTTCACTCAGAGAGCTCAACCTGCCATCAATGGGAAGCTGGGCATGCCCGATGGCCGTGAGGCCCTGCTGCCCACCCCGGGCCCACCAGCCAGCACGGACACCCTCAGCTCCAGCACTCACCTGCCCCCGCGGCTGGAGCCCCCAAGGGTCCATGACCCCCTGGCCGATGTCAGCAATGACCTGGGCCACAGCGGCCGGGACTGTGAGCACGGAGAGGTGGCTGCCTCAGCCCCTACTGCGCGCCTCGGCCTGCCCCTGCTGATGgactgtgcccagcccagcaggCCCCACAGCAGCCCCTCGCGCAGCAAGCCCAAGAAGAAGTCCAAGAAGCACAAAGACAAGGAGAGGGCGTCTGAGGACAGGCCCCGGgcccagcctccagactgtgcACCTGCCACCCATGCCACCCTCGGAGCCCCAGCAGACGCCCCAG GTGTAAACGGAAGCTGCAGCGTTTCCAGTGTTCCCACATCCACGTCGGAGACGCCCGACTACTTGCT GAAGTACGCAGCCATCTCCTCTTCGGAGCAGCGCCAGAGCTACAAGAATGACTTCAACGCCGAGTACAGCGAGTACCGCGACCTGCACGCCCGCATTGAGCGCATCACGCGGCGGTTCACGCAGCTCGACGCCCAGCTCCGGCAGCTCTCCCAGGGCTCCGAGGAGTATGAG acTACTCGAGGGCAGATTTTGCaggaatatagaaaaatcaaaaag ACCAATACCAACTACAGCCAGGAGAAGCACCGCTGCGAGTACCTGCACAGCAAGCTGGCCCACATCAAGAGACTCATCGCCGAGTACGACCAGCGGCAGCTGCAGGCTTGGCCCTAG